From Longimicrobiales bacterium:
TGGCTCGCGCGCATCATGGCAGGCCCGGCCGTCGTGGAGATCATGACGCGTGCTTCCGGCGTATCCAACGCAAAGGCGCGACGCGAGCTCGACTGGCAGCCGGTGTACTCGAGCTGGCGCGCCGGTTTCGCGCACGGATTGAGGTGAGGATGAAGCCGCAACGCGCACCAGGGACCATGGAGGCGCCCATGATCGATCTCGAGCAGCTCCGCCCCAGTGCATTCGCGATCGCCTATCGCATGCTCGGCAGCGTGAGCGACGCCGAAGACATCGTGCAGCAGGCGCTGATCAGGCTGCACCAGGCGCTCGAGCGCGAGCACATCCACTCGCCCGAGGCGTTTCTCGCCACCGTCACCACACGGCTGTGCATCGACGAGCTGCGCTCCGCGCGCGTGCAGCGCGAGACGTACATCGGCGAGTGGCTGCCCGAGCCGCTGATTGACAGAGGCGAAAAGAGCGGTGCGGCGCGCGTCGAGCTGTCCGAGTCCGTGCGCATGGCGTTCCTCGTCCTGCTCGAGCGGCTCTCGCCGGTGCAGCGCGCCGTCTTCCTGCTGCGGGACGTCTTCGACTACGAGTACGCGGACATCGCGCATATCCTCGGCAAGTCCGAGGCGGCCGTCCGCCAGACCGCGGTGCGCGCCCGCGCGCACGTGCTGCAGGAACGGCCCCGCTTCGATGTCGAGACCGACAGGCAGAACGAGCTCGTGGATCGCTTCTTCGCCGCGATCGAAGCAGGCGACGTCGCATCCCTGGAAGCACTGCTCGCAGCCGACGCCTCGCTGCACGGCGACGGCGGCGGCAGGGTGCCCGCACTCTCCCGAGCGGTGCACGGCCGGAGCGCGGTCGCACGCACGCTTCTCAACTGGGCACGCACCGGAACGCGCGGCGGCTTCTCCGTCGAACGCACGATCGTCAACGAGCAGCCGGGTGCGCTGATCCGCACGACGGACGGCTCCGTGATCGGAGTGTGGACGATCGACGTCGCCGACGGCCACGTGACGGCGGTGCGCTCGGTCGTGAATCCCGAGAAGCTCAGGCACGTGCCGGGCGCGGGTAATTTCGGCGAGTGGCTGCGGCGGGCGTTGCCGAAGCGGTGAGACGCCGCGTGTCGCAGGAGCGGACAGAACCGTAGGACCGGCCGCCACATGTCGCAGGAGCGGACAGACTGGTAAGAACGGCCGCCCTGCATGTCGTACGTGCAGCCAGGCGGCGAGACTCCGGTCGGCGCTTCGTCGCGAGGTGTTCGGCGCATCCGCATTCCTCTCGCACGCCCCTGCATCTCGGGGGTATCATGGAGTCGTACTCCGGCTCCATGTCCTGCGCGCGGCGCGTATGCGTGCAGGCTCACCCCGTGAGGATGCATTGAAGCTGCCGTCCATTCTGCGCCTGGTCCTCGGCCGGGAAGCCCTCACCGACGAGGACCGCGAGGCCACCTACTACCTGCGTGTCACGCTCACGGTCGCCCTCGCGCTTGCCGTGGGCGCGGTGCTGCAATGGCAGTACGACGTCGCCACCGCGTGGCTCGCGTACGGCGTCGCGTACCTGGTGGGCGGCTGGCGCATCGCGATCGACAGCTGGCAGGAGCTGAAGCACGGACGACTCTCGATCGACTTCCTGATGGGCGCCGCAGCCGTGGGCGCGGCACTCGTCGGCAGCCCACTCGAGGGCGTAGTGCTGATCTTTCTATTCTCGCTGTCCAAGGCGCTCGAGGCGTATGCCATGGGGCGCACGCGCCACGCGATCGCGCGCCTCATGGACCTCGCGCCCGAGGAGGCCACGCTCGCAGACGACGAGGGGCGCGACGCGGGCCGCGTCCGCGTCGATGATCTCCTGCCCGGCCAGCGCATCCTCGTGCGACCCGGTGAGCGCATCGCAGCGGACGGGCGCGTGCATTCCGGCCGCACGGAGGTCGACCAGGCCGCGATCACGGGCGAGTCGATGCCCGTGCGCAAGCAGGCCGGCGACGAAGTGTTTGCGGCCACCGTGAACCAGGGCGGCTCACTCGTCGTCGAGGTTACCAAACCTGCGGGCGAGACGATGCTCGCGCGCATCGTGCGACTGGTCGAGGAAGCCCGCGAGGAGCGCGCACCCGCGCAGCACTTCATCGATCGTTTCGCGCACCCCTACACGCTCGCGGTCGTCGTCGGGACGGCAATCGCCGCGGTCGCGCCGCCGCTGCTGTTCGGCA
This genomic window contains:
- a CDS encoding RNA polymerase sigma-70 factor, which gives rise to MIDLEQLRPSAFAIAYRMLGSVSDAEDIVQQALIRLHQALEREHIHSPEAFLATVTTRLCIDELRSARVQRETYIGEWLPEPLIDRGEKSGAARVELSESVRMAFLVLLERLSPVQRAVFLLRDVFDYEYADIAHILGKSEAAVRQTAVRARAHVLQERPRFDVETDRQNELVDRFFAAIEAGDVASLEALLAADASLHGDGGGRVPALSRAVHGRSAVARTLLNWARTGTRGGFSVERTIVNEQPGALIRTTDGSVIGVWTIDVADGHVTAVRSVVNPEKLRHVPGAGNFGEWLRRALPKR
- a CDS encoding cation-translocating P-type ATPase yields the protein MKLPSILRLVLGREALTDEDREATYYLRVTLTVALALAVGAVLQWQYDVATAWLAYGVAYLVGGWRIAIDSWQELKHGRLSIDFLMGAAAVGAALVGSPLEGVVLIFLFSLSKALEAYAMGRTRHAIARLMDLAPEEATLADDEGRDAGRVRVDDLLPGQRILVRPGERIAADGRVHSGRTEVDQAAITGESMPVRKQAGDEVFAATVNQGGSLVVEVTKPAGETMLARIVRLVEEAREERAPAQHFIDRFAHPYTLAVVVGTAIAAVAPPLLFGTEWSDAFYRAMTLLVVASPCALVISTPSAILSGIANGARHGILFKGGAFLDLAGTIDTIAFDKTGTLTLGQPKLTDIVSRADLGGQDPLHTLDNNDLLRLAAAVEQPSEHHLARAVGAAAMENGIDVPLADAFVSYPGEGVRASVEGEEVWVGNGIMAQRQSATLPPMLRGWTAEQTSLGRSVVYVGVGDST